One genomic segment of Vibrio quintilis includes these proteins:
- a CDS encoding cysteine dioxygenase, which translates to MKNAQNNQQIPKRIRQTEVVKLQVAGQGGVSAAGQGKRPADFIQFACPVKATGVELRVIVWPDETQIVIFNTITWQVVQRFTQTNIGINPDPGCQYWVSLDTSNRSISTGIGEIRKETETLSYRFKADSGEDEKIIHDMFHSIETIEVFFDEEAFEASAFRFPVTIQLPLAIIPANKLTMMDIADVSDPDQLTGPNSEKTKVTIINNLPAACQQLYANVAGQSFQLNTQDFPDFAEAINHNIITEGCWCHDKLIEKAKADEFGGGEKETYLRITLGENYGNSPGIPFVMEIWPIGHQSPIHNHGDANAIIRVLSGAITVNLYSMLSSVKTNQTPFKTATFTQEDVTWISPGMNQIHQLTNEQKDQACITIQCYQYSDSNTLHYEYFDFINDQDDKIEQFYPNSDMSFIKFKNIVKTEWEAAQRQHQSMKCLSS; encoded by the coding sequence ATGAAAAATGCTCAAAATAACCAACAGATCCCGAAGAGAATAAGGCAAACTGAAGTTGTTAAGCTACAAGTTGCCGGGCAAGGCGGAGTTAGTGCTGCTGGTCAAGGGAAAAGACCAGCAGATTTTATCCAGTTTGCTTGTCCGGTAAAGGCTACAGGTGTGGAACTACGTGTCATTGTCTGGCCTGATGAAACACAAATTGTGATTTTCAATACGATAACATGGCAGGTTGTTCAACGGTTTACACAAACCAATATTGGAATCAACCCAGACCCTGGTTGCCAGTATTGGGTCAGTCTCGATACCAGCAATAGATCTATCAGCACGGGCATCGGTGAAATTCGGAAAGAGACCGAGACGCTCTCCTATCGTTTCAAAGCCGACAGCGGCGAAGACGAGAAGATTATTCACGATATGTTTCATAGCATCGAGACCATTGAGGTTTTTTTTGACGAAGAGGCTTTTGAAGCCAGTGCCTTCCGTTTTCCTGTCACCATTCAATTGCCTCTGGCGATTATCCCGGCCAATAAACTCACAATGATGGATATCGCTGATGTCTCAGATCCAGATCAATTGACCGGGCCAAATTCTGAAAAAACCAAAGTAACTATTATCAATAACTTACCCGCTGCTTGTCAGCAGCTTTATGCAAATGTCGCAGGACAAAGCTTTCAGCTCAATACGCAGGATTTCCCTGATTTTGCCGAAGCGATCAACCATAACATTATCACTGAAGGCTGCTGGTGCCATGACAAGTTGATAGAAAAAGCAAAAGCCGATGAATTTGGCGGTGGGGAAAAAGAAACTTATTTACGCATCACTCTGGGGGAAAACTATGGTAATTCACCCGGTATTCCTTTTGTGATGGAGATATGGCCGATTGGACACCAGTCGCCCATCCATAACCACGGCGATGCCAATGCGATTATCCGCGTCTTGTCTGGCGCTATCACGGTTAATCTGTACAGCATGTTATCCAGTGTTAAGACCAACCAAACCCCATTTAAGACAGCCACCTTCACCCAAGAGGATGTGACCTGGATAAGCCCGGGAATGAACCAAATCCACCAGCTTACTAATGAGCAAAAAGATCAAGCCTGTATTACAATTCAATGTTATCAATACAGCGATAGCAATACGCTTCACTATGAATACTTCGACTTTATTAATGATCAAGACGATAAGATTGAGCAGTTTTACCCCAATTCAGATATGAGTTTTATCAAGTTCAAAAATATTGTTAAAACTGAATGGGAAGCTGCTCAACGTCAGCACCAAAGTATGAAATGTCTGTCCTCGTAA
- a CDS encoding tyrosine-type recombinase/integrase has protein sequence MATTNKINDRFLKSIDGKPYEGKSVLSDGSGLSARISKNGVIGWIYRYRLGGRETNPKLLGLGSYPETSLKQAREKRDRCREWLDNGKDPAVEMNLLKASRQNPVTVKEALEYWLENYAKENRKNYKRHQAQFERHIFPALGKFPLADVSTSLWCSCFDKIRRGSGKRKAAPVAAGYIFQNCKQALIFCRKRGFALSHALDDLIISDVGKKQAKRDRVLNDEELTQLLELIQGDKVLPYYQRLILLLIIFGARTQEVRLSTWDEWDFHQQLWTVPKANSKTSEMIIRPIPDAIIPWLLELKFETQKTGFVLGGEKAPESVSQYCRILWKKLKHQESWSIHDLRRTIATKLNDLGVAPHVVDHLLGHTVAGVSGIYNRSQYLTEKSEALRIWVDYLGFEESVSLGQREGVV, from the coding sequence ATGGCAACAACAAATAAAATTAATGATAGGTTTTTAAAATCAATTGATGGGAAACCTTACGAGGGTAAAAGTGTTCTTTCTGATGGCTCTGGATTATCTGCCCGGATTTCTAAAAATGGTGTCATTGGCTGGATTTATCGTTATCGGTTAGGTGGACGGGAGACGAATCCAAAATTATTAGGTTTAGGTTCGTATCCGGAAACCTCATTAAAGCAGGCCAGAGAAAAGCGTGATCGCTGCCGGGAATGGCTGGATAATGGTAAAGACCCCGCAGTTGAAATGAATCTGTTAAAAGCAAGCCGACAAAACCCGGTGACAGTCAAGGAAGCGCTTGAGTACTGGCTGGAAAACTACGCGAAAGAAAACCGCAAAAACTATAAGCGGCATCAGGCACAGTTTGAACGGCATATTTTCCCTGCGCTTGGCAAGTTCCCCCTTGCTGATGTTTCCACTTCATTATGGTGTTCCTGCTTTGATAAAATCCGCCGGGGTTCGGGAAAACGGAAAGCGGCACCGGTTGCCGCCGGGTACATTTTCCAGAATTGTAAACAGGCGCTGATTTTCTGCCGTAAACGCGGTTTTGCTCTCAGCCATGCTTTAGATGATCTGATTATCAGTGATGTGGGTAAAAAGCAAGCGAAACGGGATCGCGTGTTGAATGATGAAGAACTCACGCAATTGCTTGAACTGATTCAGGGTGACAAGGTGCTTCCATACTATCAACGGCTGATCTTGTTACTCATCATCTTTGGTGCCCGGACTCAGGAAGTGCGCTTATCCACTTGGGATGAATGGGATTTTCATCAACAACTTTGGACGGTGCCAAAAGCCAACAGTAAAACCTCTGAAATGATTATCCGCCCGATTCCGGATGCAATCATTCCTTGGTTGCTGGAACTGAAGTTTGAAACGCAGAAAACCGGTTTTGTGCTTGGCGGAGAAAAAGCACCGGAATCTGTCAGCCAGTATTGCCGGATTTTGTGGAAGAAACTTAAACATCAGGAATCATGGTCAATCCACGACTTGCGCCGGACGATTGCCACCAAGCTCAATGATTTAGGCGTTGCGCCGCATGTGGTTGATCACCTGCTAGGGCATACAGTCGCCGGGGTATCCGGAATTTATAACCGCAGTCAGTATTTAACCGAGAAATCAGAAGCGTTAAGGATTTGGGTTGATTATCTTGGGTTTGAGGAAAGTGTTTCTTTGGGGCAGCGTGAAGGGGTAGTTTAA
- a CDS encoding DsrE family protein, translated as MRYFKLCFMWTILLFGMTSTFAFAGNTDPLFINLTSENSHRSLMAIGFGRAQQERGHPVTIFLNDTGVKLASKQYSATYKKQQEILRKIVADNGKVIVCPTCMNYYKVSEADLVTGLKKGNPDMTGSQLFQDHTKTMAW; from the coding sequence ATGCGATACTTCAAACTCTGTTTCATGTGGACGATCTTGTTGTTTGGTATGACATCGACATTCGCTTTTGCCGGAAACACAGATCCTTTGTTTATCAATTTAACCAGTGAGAATAGTCACCGTTCACTCATGGCGATTGGCTTTGGCCGCGCCCAGCAGGAACGCGGTCATCCGGTCACTATTTTTTTAAATGATACCGGCGTGAAGCTTGCCTCAAAGCAGTATTCAGCGACCTATAAAAAGCAGCAAGAGATACTCCGTAAAATTGTTGCCGATAATGGCAAGGTCATCGTTTGCCCGACCTGTATGAATTATTACAAAGTGAGCGAAGCTGATCTGGTTACCGGGCTGAAAAAAGGGAATCCGGACATGACGGGGTCTCAGCTCTTTCAGGATCATACAAAGACAATGGCCTGGTAA